In Humulus lupulus chromosome 6, drHumLupu1.1, whole genome shotgun sequence, a single genomic region encodes these proteins:
- the LOC133782418 gene encoding sterol 3-beta-glucosyltransferase UGT80A2 isoform X1, which translates to MQIVMLIVGTRGDVQPFIAIGKRLQDYGHRVRLATHSNFKEFVLTAGLEFYPLGGDPKVLAGYMAKNKGFLPSGPSEIPVQRNQMKEIIYSLLPACKEPDMDSGIPFKADAIIANPPAYGHTHVAEALKVPIHIFFTMPWTPTSEFPHPLSRVKQQAGYRLSYQIVDSLIWLGIRDMINDVRKKKLKLRPVTY; encoded by the exons ATGCAGATTGTAATGCTTATTGTTGGCACACGTGGAGATGTTCAGCCATTTATTGCAATTGGCAAGCGTTTACAG GACTATGGCCATCGTGTTAGATTAGCAACTCACTCAAATTTCAAAGAGTTTGTCTTGACAGCTGGATTGGAGTTTTACCCTTTAGGTGGTGACCCAAAAGTTCTTGCTGGTT ATATGGCTAAAAATAAAGGTTTCTTGCCATCAGGACCATCTGAGATACCTGTACAAAGAAATCAAATGAAGGAAATTATATACTCTCTACTTCCAGCTTGTAAAGAACCTGATATGGATTCTGGTATTCCGTTTAAAGCAGATGCAATCATTGCAAACCCCCCAGCCTATG GGCATACACATGTGGCAGAAGCACTAAAAGTACCAATTCATATATTTTTCACAATGCCCTGGAC GCCAACTAGTGAATTCCCACATCCTTTGTCCCGTGTCAAGCAACAAGCTGGATATAGA CTGTCCTATCAAATTGTGGACTCTTTGATTTGGCTGGGAATACGGGACATGATTAATGATGTTCGCAAAAAGAAGCTGAAACTTCGTCCTGTCACATATTAG
- the LOC133782418 gene encoding sterol 3-beta-glucosyltransferase UGT80A2 isoform X2, producing the protein MQIVMLIVGTRGDVQPFIAIGKRLQDYGHRVRLATHSNFKEFVLTAGLEFYPLGGDPKVLAGYMAKNKGFLPSGPSEIPVQRNQMKEIIYSLLPACKEPDMDSGIPFKADAIIANPPAYGQLVNSHILCPVSSNKLDIDCPIKLWTL; encoded by the exons ATGCAGATTGTAATGCTTATTGTTGGCACACGTGGAGATGTTCAGCCATTTATTGCAATTGGCAAGCGTTTACAG GACTATGGCCATCGTGTTAGATTAGCAACTCACTCAAATTTCAAAGAGTTTGTCTTGACAGCTGGATTGGAGTTTTACCCTTTAGGTGGTGACCCAAAAGTTCTTGCTGGTT ATATGGCTAAAAATAAAGGTTTCTTGCCATCAGGACCATCTGAGATACCTGTACAAAGAAATCAAATGAAGGAAATTATATACTCTCTACTTCCAGCTTGTAAAGAACCTGATATGGATTCTGGTATTCCGTTTAAAGCAGATGCAATCATTGCAAACCCCCCAGCCTATG GCCAACTAGTGAATTCCCACATCCTTTGTCCCGTGTCAAGCAACAAGCTGGATATAGA CTGTCCTATCAAATTGTGGACTCTTTGA